One part of the Malus sylvestris chromosome 2, drMalSylv7.2, whole genome shotgun sequence genome encodes these proteins:
- the LOC126595863 gene encoding E3 ubiquitin-protein ligase ATL42-like, giving the protein MSIWFLFSFAECFEKMIKISGFQDFDLPMFHSCLFVLLLNSVVFHVESQAPDVPSDEGNKYQSGAHMVIGVLSIMFSITFALLVYAKYCYRRVPVRQNSLLETGLISSSSRFSGIDKTLIEALPFFRFSSLKGSKEGLECAVCLSKFEDIEILRLLPKCKHAFHISCIDNWLEKHASCPLCRHRVSSEDLTFDTFSDSMRVLSNNQSENRHDSSIDLFVQREEDRCGSSRFSVGRSFRKSKRVVEKEDELLIKEEAACSDVTKEDDKILHKHKHKILFSALEFNNRWSNLSPSDLMFLNSETLNMVSSNRFSPTRLNDEQFLTAKATGNEEIMKIREEMEMKRLFENKVSTMNKNSSATNSIVPSTSDSTATSAHASSSTNLGEKRSMSEITALSRFGNLGSKNRAREPSLLENNAKEERMRRLWMPIARRTVQSFANREKRCPRPLDV; this is encoded by the coding sequence ATGTCTATATGGTTTCTTTTTTCGTTTGCAGAATGCTTCGAAAAGATGATTAAAATCTCGGGTTTTCAAGATTTTGATCTTCCAATGTTTCATTCATGCTTGTTTGTTTTGCTTCTCAACTCTGTGGTCTTCCATGTTGAATCACAAGCCCCAGATGTGCCTTCTGATGAAGGAAATAAATATCAATCAGGTGCTCATATGGTTATCGGTGTTCTATCTATCATGTTTTCGATAACTTTTGCGCTCCTAGTGTATGCCAAGTACTGCTATAGAAGAGTTCCTGTTCGACAAAACAGTCTCCTGGAAACAGGACTTATCAGTAGTAGCTCTCGGTTCTCTGGGATTGACAAGACTCTGATTGAGGCACTTCCTTTTTTCAGATTCTCTTCTCTCAAAGGGTCGAAAGAAGGTCTCGAATGCGCAGTCTGCCTATCGAAATTTGAAGATATTGAGATTCTCAGATTGCTTCCCAAATGCAAACATGCTTTTCACATCAGCTGCATTGATAACTGGCTGGAAAAGCACGCAAGCTGTCCTCTCTGCCGGCACAGGGTTAGCTCTGAGGATCTCACATTCGATACCTTCTCGGATAGCATGAGGGTCTTGTCGAATAACCAATCAGAGAATCGACATGACTCGAGCATAGATCTCTTTGTTCAGAGAGAGGAAGATCGCTGCGGTTCTTCGAGATTCAGCGTAGGACGCAGCTTTCGAAAAAGCAAAAGGGTGGTTGAGAAGGAAGATGAATTGTTAATCAAGGAAGAAGCTGCTTGTAGTGATGTGACAAAAGAGGATGACAAAATCCTGCACAAGCACAAACACAAAATTCTTTTTTCTGCTCTCGAGTTTAACAACAGATGGAGCAATCTGAGTCCGTCTGATCTTATGTTCTTGAATTCGGAGACGCTCAACATGGTGTCAAGCAACAGATTCTCTCCCACAAGATTAAACGATGAGCAGTTTTTGACCGCGAAAGCAACGGGAAATGAGGAGATTATGAAGATcagggaggagatggagatgaAAAGATTGTTTGAGAACAAAGTTAGCACGATGAACAAAAACAGTTCGGCTACAAACTCAATTGTTCCCTCTACATCAGATAGTACAGCAACTTCAGCTCATGCATCGAGTTCTACAAATCTAGGAGAGAAAAGATCAATGTCCGAAATCACTGCTCTTTCGAGATTTGGGAACTTGGGCTCCAAGAACAGGGCTAGAGAGCCTTCACTGCTCGAAAACAATGCGAAAGAGGAAAGAATGAGGCGGCTTTGGATGCCGATTGCCCGAAGAACAGTCCAGTCGTTTGCCAATAGAGAGAAAAGGTGTCCACGGCCCTTGGATGTATGA
- the LOC126595846 gene encoding uncharacterized protein LOC126595846: protein MECKFSANGGQNELGVRIGDQEIPKSDRFRYLGSILQKNGELDGDLNHRIQAGWMKWKSASGVLCDRRMPLKLKGKFYRTAIRPAMLYGTECWAVKHQHVHKMGVAEMRMLRWMCGHTRKDKIRNEDIRGKVGVAEIEGKMRENRLRWFGHVQRRPTDAPIRRCDYGTEVQGRRGRGRPRKTLEETLRKDLRVLGSNGGHDTKPSAIAF from the exons atggagtgcaagttcagtgcaaatggaggccaaaacgagttaggggtgaggatcggagatcaagaaataccaaagagcgaccgttttcgttacctaggatctatcttgcaaaagaacggagaattagatggagatctcaaccatagaatacaagctggatggatgaagtggaagagtgcatccggcgtgttgtgtgaccgccgtatgccactgaagctcaagggaaaattttataggacggcaataaggccggcgatgctgtatggcacagaatgttgggcggtgaaacatcaacacgtacacaaaatgggtgtagcggagatgaggatgcttcgttggatgtgtgggcacacgagaaaggataagattaggaatgaggatatccggggtaaagtaggagtagccgaaattgaaggaaagatgagagaaaatcggttacggtggtttggacatgtgcaaagaaggcctactgacgctccgattagaagatgcgactatgggacagag gttcagggccgaaggggtagaggaagacctaggaaaactttggaagagactctaagaaaagacttaagagtacttggatctaacggagggcatgacacaaaaccgagcgcaatagcgttctag
- the LOC126595844 gene encoding probable lactoylglutathione lyase, chloroplastic, whose product MVGIIPMASSIRPSLSTLRFAGASRLGLSLASFTPSRRLACVQLASAVPQSPSFGLKASKLLRGDGKTTGVAAAGNAAQASTTASPENVLEWVKQDKRRMLHVVYRVGDLDRTIKFYTECLGMKLLRKRDIPEERYTNAFLGYGPEDSHFVIELTYNYGVDKYDIGTAFGHFGIAVEDVAKTVELVKAKGGKVTREPGPVKGGKTVIAFVEDPDGYKFELLERGPTPEPLCQVMLRVGDLDRSVTFYEKAFGMELLRKRDNPEYKYTIAIMGYGPEDKSAILELTYNYGVTEYDKGNAYAQIAIGTDDVYKTAEAIKLCGGKITREPGPLPGLNTKITACLDPDGWKSVFVDNVDFLKELE is encoded by the exons atggtgggGATAATTCCCATGGCGTCTTCAATCAGACCTTCGCTCTCGACGTTGAGGTTCGCCGGAGCTTCTCGCCTGGGCCTTTCCCTCGCTTCCTTCACTCCTTCACGGCGACTCGCTTGCGTCCAACTCGCTAGTG CTGTGCCTCAGTCGCCGTCTTTCGGTCTGAAAGCTTCTAAGCTGTTGAGAGGAGATGGTAAAACCACGGGGGTAGCTGCTGCTGGAAATGCCGCACAAGCTAGCACGACAGCTTCCCCCGAAAATGTCCTTGAGTGGGTCAAACAGGACAAGCGGAGGATGCTCCATGTTGTTTACCGCGTTGGAGATTTGGACAGGACCATAAA ATTCTACACAGAGTGCTTGGGAATGAAATTGTTGCGAAAACGTGACATACCCGAGGAAAGATATACCAATGCTTTTCTTGGGTACGGGCCAGAGGATTCCCACTTTGTTATTGAACTCACTTACA ATTATGGAGTTGACAAGTATGATATTGGAACTGCATTTGGTCATTTTGGTATTGCTGTTGAGGAT GTTGCCAAGACTGTGGAGCTTGTAAAAGCTAAGGGTGGCAAGGTAACTCGCGAACCTGGTCCAGTCAAAGGGGGCAAAACAGTAATCGCATTTGTTGAAGATCCTGATGGTTATAAGTTTGAACTTTTGGAAAGAGGGCCTACCCCAGAGCCCTTGTGTCAAGTTATGCTTCGTGTGGGTGATCTTGACCGATCTGTAACTTTTTATGAGAAG GCTTTTGGCATGGAGCTCCTTCGCAAAAGAGATAATCCGGAATACAAG TATACTATAGCAATTATGGGTTATGGCCCCGAAGACAAAAGTGCCATTCTGGAGTTGACATACAATTATGGGGTCACCGAATATGATAAAGGAAATGCTTATGCTCAG ATAGCAATAGGCACAGATGATGTCTATAAAACTGCCGAAGCAATTAAACTCTGTGGGGGCAAGATTACCCGGGAACCTGGGCCATTACCTGGTCTCAACACAAAGATCACTGCTTGCTTGGATCCTGACGGATGGAAGTCG GTTTTCGTGGATAATGTTGATTTCCTCAAGGAATTGGAGTGA
- the LOC126595845 gene encoding protein phosphatase 2C and cyclic nucleotide-binding/kinase domain-containing protein-like isoform X1, which translates to MMGCVYSRVCIGEVCSPRVPKLKENQDVRSTEIPVFSPTSSNGEVGELQDQFNQSDLTGDAEVGITRLRRVSSQFLPPNGSRTVKVPSGNFEMRYSFLSQRGYYPDALDKANQDSFCIHTPFGTNPDDHFFGVFDGHGEFGAECSQFVKRKLCENLLRNNKFQVDAVEACHSAFIATNSQLHADSLDDSMSGTTAITVLVRGRTICIANSGDSRAVMAERKGDDIVAVDLSIDQTPFRVDELERVKLCGARVLTLDQIEGLKNPDVQCWGTEEGDDGDPPRLWVPNGMYPGTAFTRSIGDSTAETIGVVANPEIVVLELTQNNPFFVLASDGVFEFLSSQAVVDMVAKFKDPRDACAAIVAESYKLWLQYETRTDDITVIVVHVNGLTDTSIRQSVSPAAALRPTVPQVVEVTGCESPSPTGWNSSNQRTRHDLSRARLRVIESSLENGQIWVPPPPSHRKTWEEEAHIQRALHDHFLFRKLTDSQCQVLLDCMERVEFQPGDVVVRQGGEGDCFYVVGSGEFEVLATQEEKNGEVPRVLQRYTADKLSSFGELALMHNKPLQASVRAVTSGTLWALKREDFRGILTSEFSNLSYLKLLRSVDLLSRLTILQLSHIADSLSEVSFSEGQTIVSKSEDLVGLYIIKKGKVRITFDANSASSSVVRSLNSDYKKEDDYPQSSKELSVEKTEGSCFGEWALLGEHIDLFRAVAVGDVTCAVLTKENFDSAVGPLTKISQDDQKSRDYSSEVPKESAKNIDMSALTEVQLSDLEWKTILYSTDCSEIGVVRLRDSVHKLTGILLVKSDCLSEKLLSLKRFSKQMVRRMGKEAQVLKEKDLIKSMSSSACVPQFLCTCVDQTHAGILFNTCLACPLASILHTPLDEPSAKFCAASLVAGLADLHKNDVLYRGLSHDVLMLDQTGYLQLVDFKFGKKLSGERTYTICGMVDFLAPEVVQGKGHGFPSDWWALGVLIYFMLRGEMPFGSWRQSELDTFAKIAKGQLTLPQTFSPEVVDLITKLLEVDENTRLGSQGYESVKRHPWFDGTDWEGIKDRSLPVPHEITSRITQHLGSHSEDCSVPLASPSRNGEELETPEWFDDW; encoded by the exons atgaTGGGTTGTGTGTATTCGAGAGTTTGCATTGGAGAGGTTTGTTCTCCGAGAGTTCCGAAATTGAAAGAGAATCAGGATGTGAGGAGCACTGAGATCCCAGTGTTCTCTCCTACTTCCTCCAACGGAGAAGTAGGTGAGCTTCAAGACCAGTTCAACCAGTCTGACTTAACTGGGGATGCTGAGGTGGGTATCACTAGGCTCCGTAGGGTTTCATCACAGTTTCTGCCTCCCAATGGATCAAGAACTGTGAAGGTTCCTTCGGGAAACTTCGAAATGCGGTATTCTTTTTTGTCTCAGAGAGGTTATTACCCTGATGCTCTTGATAAGGCTAACCAAGATAGCTTTTGCATCCACACGCCATTCGGGACAAATCCggatgaccatttctttggggTCTTTGATGGTCATGGAGAATTCGGAGCTGAGTGTTCGCAGTTTGTGAAAAGAAAGTTGTGTGAGAATTTGCTTAGGAATAATAAGTTTCAAGTGGATGCTGTCGAGGCATGCCATTCTGCGTTTATTGCAACCAATTCTCAGTTGCACGCTGATAGTTTGGATGATAGCATGAGCGGGACAACTGCAATTACGGTTTTGGTTCGAGGTAGGACAATATGCATTGCAAATTCGGGTGATTCAAGGGCCGTTATGGCAGAGAGGAAAGGGGATGACATCGTGGCCGTGGATCTTTCAATTGATCAAACCCCATTTAGAGTGGACGAGCTCGAAAGGGTTAAGCTTTGTGGTGCAAGAGTTCTTACATTGGATCAGATTGAAGGGCTGAAGAATCCAGATGTGCAGTGTTGGGGAACCGAAGAAGGCGATGATGGTGATCCACCTAGATTGTGGGTGCCAAACGGAATGTATCCTGGAACAGCTTTTACGAGGAGTATTGGTGATTCGACTGCTGAGACAATTGGGGTTGTTGCCAACCCTGAAATCGTGGTTTTAGAGCTTACACAGAATAATCCTTTCTTTGTTCTTGCTAGTGATGGAGTTTTTGAGTTCCTTTCTAGCCAAGCTGTGGTGGATATG GTTGCAAAATTTAAAGATCCCCGTGATGCTTGTGCTGCAATTGTAGCTGAATCATATAAACTCTGGCTGCAGTATGAAACTCGTACAGATGATATTACAGTGATCGTTGTGCATGTAAATGGGCTGACTGAT ACGTCCATCCGTCAATCAGTAAGCCCTGCTGCTGCTTTACGACCAACTGTTCCTCAAGTTGTAGAGGTTACAGGATGTGAATCTCCTTCACCCACTGGGTGGAACTCTAGCAACCAGCGCACCAGACATGATTTGTCAAGGGCACGCCTTCGTGTGATTGAGAGTTCTCTAGAAAATGGGCAAATTTGGGTTCCTCCACCGCCATCCCATAGAAAGACTTGGGAGGAAGAA GCACACATTCAGCGGGCTTTGCACGACCATTTCCTCTTCAGAAAGCTTACTGATTCTCAGTGTCAGGTGTTATTGGATTGCATGGAAAGGGTTGAGTTCCAGCCTGGAGATGTTGTTGTTAGACAG gGTGGTGAAGGTGACTGCTTTTATGTTGTTGGCAGTGGAGAATTTGAGGTGTTGGCAACCCAG GAAGAAAAGAATGGAGAGGTTCCGAGGGTTCTGCAGCGCTATACAGCTGATAAGCTGTCATCCTTTGGGGAACTAGCGCTAAT GCATAACAAACCACTACAGGCCTCCGTTCGAGCTGTGACCAGTGGAACTCTTTGGGCTTTGAAAAGAGAAGACTTCCGTGGAATTTTAACATCAGAGTTTTCTAATTTGTCATATTTGAAGTTGCTTCGATCAGTGGATCTTCTATCGAGGCTGACAATCTTACAGCTGAGCCATATCGCCGATTCTCTGTCTGAAGTTTCCTTTTCAGAAGGCCAGACAATAGTCAGTAAG AGTGAAGACCTAGTTGGATTATACATTATCAAAAAGGGAAAAGTGAGGATtacttttgatgcaaattcAGCTAGTAGTTCAGTTGTCCGGAGTCTCAATTCTGACTATAAAAAAGAAGATGATTATCCTCAGAGCAGTAAAGAGCTCTCAGTGGAGAAGACGGAGGGAAGCTGCTTTGGTGAATGGGCACTTCTTGGAGAACATATTGATTTGTTTAGAGCAGTTGCTGTGGGAGATGTCACCTGTGCTGTTTtaacaaaggaaaattttgaTTCAGCCGTTGGCCCTTTGACAAAGATTTCTCAGGATGATCAGAA GTCAAGGGATTATTCTTCAGAAGTTCCAAAGGAATCTGCCAAGAATATTGATATGTCTGCTCTTACTGAAGTCCAGTTGTCTGATCTA gAATGGAAAACAATTTTGTATAGCACTGACTGCAGTGAAATTGGAGTTGTTCGTTTAAGAGATTCAg TACATAAGCTGACGGGAATTCTTCTTGTTAAATCTGATTGCCTATCAGAAAAATTGCTCAGTTTGAAAAGGTTTTCAAAGCAAATGGTCAGAAGGATGGGAAAGGAAGCGCAAGTGTTAAAAGAGAAGGATCTAATCAAGAGTATGAGCTCTTCGGCGTGTGTGCCACAGTTTCTGTGCACGTGTGTTGATCAGACACATGCTGGCATACTGTTTAATACTTGCCTTGCTTGTCCGTTGGCTTCGATACTTCACACTCCCCTTGATGAACCGTCTGCCAAATTTTGTGCAGCCTCTCTAGTTGCTGGGTTGGCAGATCTCCACAAG AATGACGTTCTCTACAGAGGGTTGTCTCATGATGTTTTAATGTTGGACCAAACAGGATATTTACAG CTAGTGGACTTCAAGTTTGGGAAGAAGTTATCCGGCGAAAGAACATATACAATTTGTGGCATGGTGGACTTTTTAGCTCCAGAGGTAGTCCAGGGAAAAGGCCATGGTTTTCCATCTGACTG GTGGGCATTAGGAGTGTTGATATACTTCATGCTACGGGGTGAAATGCCATTCGGCTCATGGAGACAAAGTGAGCTTGATACATTTGCAAAGATCGCAAAGGGACAACTAACTCTACCGCAAACTTTTAGTCCTGAAGTTGTCGATCTCATCACTAAG TTACTCGAGGTTGATGAAAACACCAGACTAGGAAGCCAAGGTTATGAATCTGTCAAAAGGCATCCCTGGTTTGATGGCACTGATTGGGAAGGGATCAAAGACCGTAGTTTGCCCGTTCCTCATGAGATCACCTCTCGTATAACTCAACATTTGGGAAGTCACTCCGAGGACTGTTCTGTTCCTCTAGCTTCTCCATCTCGAAATGGAGAAGAACTCGAAACTCCTGAATGGTTTGACGACTGGTAG
- the LOC126595845 gene encoding protein phosphatase 2C and cyclic nucleotide-binding/kinase domain-containing protein-like isoform X2 yields MMGCVYSRVCIGEVCSPRVPKLKENQDVRSTEIPVFSPTSSNGEVGELQDQFNQSDLTGDAEVGITRLRRVSSQFLPPNGSRTVKVPSGNFEMRYSFLSQRGYYPDALDKANQDSFCIHTPFGTNPDDHFFGVFDGHGEFGAECSQFVKRKLCENLLRNNKFQVDAVEACHSAFIATNSQLHADSLDDSMSGTTAITVLVRGRTICIANSGDSRAVMAERKGDDIVAVDLSIDQTPFRVDELERVKLCGARVLTLDQIEGLKNPDVQCWGTEEGDDGDPPRLWVPNGMYPGTAFTRSIGDSTAETIGVVANPEIVVLELTQNNPFFVLASDGVFEFLSSQAVVDMVAKFKDPRDACAAIVAESYKLWLQYETRTDDITVIVVHVNGLTDTSIRQSVSPAAALRPTVPQVVEVTGCESPSPTGWNSSNQRTRHDLSRARLRVIESSLENGQIWVPPPPSHRKTWEEEAHIQRALHDHFLFRKLTDSQCQVLLDCMERVEFQPGDVVVRQGGEGDCFYVVGSGEFEVLATQEEKNGEVPRVLQRYTADKLSSFGELALMHNKPLQASVRAVTSGTLWALKREDFRGILTSEFSNLSYLKLLRSVDLLSRLTILQLSHIADSLSEVSFSEGQTIVSKSEDLVGLYIIKKGKVRITFDANSASSSVVRSLNSDYKKEDDYPQSSKELSVEKTEGSCFGEWALLGEHIDLFRAVAVGDVTCAVLTKENFDSAVGPLTKISQDDQKSRDYSSEVPKESAKNIDMSALTEVQLSDLEWKTILYSTDCSEIGVVRLRDSEKLLSLKRFSKQMVRRMGKEAQVLKEKDLIKSMSSSACVPQFLCTCVDQTHAGILFNTCLACPLASILHTPLDEPSAKFCAASLVAGLADLHKNDVLYRGLSHDVLMLDQTGYLQLVDFKFGKKLSGERTYTICGMVDFLAPEVVQGKGHGFPSDWWALGVLIYFMLRGEMPFGSWRQSELDTFAKIAKGQLTLPQTFSPEVVDLITKLLEVDENTRLGSQGYESVKRHPWFDGTDWEGIKDRSLPVPHEITSRITQHLGSHSEDCSVPLASPSRNGEELETPEWFDDW; encoded by the exons atgaTGGGTTGTGTGTATTCGAGAGTTTGCATTGGAGAGGTTTGTTCTCCGAGAGTTCCGAAATTGAAAGAGAATCAGGATGTGAGGAGCACTGAGATCCCAGTGTTCTCTCCTACTTCCTCCAACGGAGAAGTAGGTGAGCTTCAAGACCAGTTCAACCAGTCTGACTTAACTGGGGATGCTGAGGTGGGTATCACTAGGCTCCGTAGGGTTTCATCACAGTTTCTGCCTCCCAATGGATCAAGAACTGTGAAGGTTCCTTCGGGAAACTTCGAAATGCGGTATTCTTTTTTGTCTCAGAGAGGTTATTACCCTGATGCTCTTGATAAGGCTAACCAAGATAGCTTTTGCATCCACACGCCATTCGGGACAAATCCggatgaccatttctttggggTCTTTGATGGTCATGGAGAATTCGGAGCTGAGTGTTCGCAGTTTGTGAAAAGAAAGTTGTGTGAGAATTTGCTTAGGAATAATAAGTTTCAAGTGGATGCTGTCGAGGCATGCCATTCTGCGTTTATTGCAACCAATTCTCAGTTGCACGCTGATAGTTTGGATGATAGCATGAGCGGGACAACTGCAATTACGGTTTTGGTTCGAGGTAGGACAATATGCATTGCAAATTCGGGTGATTCAAGGGCCGTTATGGCAGAGAGGAAAGGGGATGACATCGTGGCCGTGGATCTTTCAATTGATCAAACCCCATTTAGAGTGGACGAGCTCGAAAGGGTTAAGCTTTGTGGTGCAAGAGTTCTTACATTGGATCAGATTGAAGGGCTGAAGAATCCAGATGTGCAGTGTTGGGGAACCGAAGAAGGCGATGATGGTGATCCACCTAGATTGTGGGTGCCAAACGGAATGTATCCTGGAACAGCTTTTACGAGGAGTATTGGTGATTCGACTGCTGAGACAATTGGGGTTGTTGCCAACCCTGAAATCGTGGTTTTAGAGCTTACACAGAATAATCCTTTCTTTGTTCTTGCTAGTGATGGAGTTTTTGAGTTCCTTTCTAGCCAAGCTGTGGTGGATATG GTTGCAAAATTTAAAGATCCCCGTGATGCTTGTGCTGCAATTGTAGCTGAATCATATAAACTCTGGCTGCAGTATGAAACTCGTACAGATGATATTACAGTGATCGTTGTGCATGTAAATGGGCTGACTGAT ACGTCCATCCGTCAATCAGTAAGCCCTGCTGCTGCTTTACGACCAACTGTTCCTCAAGTTGTAGAGGTTACAGGATGTGAATCTCCTTCACCCACTGGGTGGAACTCTAGCAACCAGCGCACCAGACATGATTTGTCAAGGGCACGCCTTCGTGTGATTGAGAGTTCTCTAGAAAATGGGCAAATTTGGGTTCCTCCACCGCCATCCCATAGAAAGACTTGGGAGGAAGAA GCACACATTCAGCGGGCTTTGCACGACCATTTCCTCTTCAGAAAGCTTACTGATTCTCAGTGTCAGGTGTTATTGGATTGCATGGAAAGGGTTGAGTTCCAGCCTGGAGATGTTGTTGTTAGACAG gGTGGTGAAGGTGACTGCTTTTATGTTGTTGGCAGTGGAGAATTTGAGGTGTTGGCAACCCAG GAAGAAAAGAATGGAGAGGTTCCGAGGGTTCTGCAGCGCTATACAGCTGATAAGCTGTCATCCTTTGGGGAACTAGCGCTAAT GCATAACAAACCACTACAGGCCTCCGTTCGAGCTGTGACCAGTGGAACTCTTTGGGCTTTGAAAAGAGAAGACTTCCGTGGAATTTTAACATCAGAGTTTTCTAATTTGTCATATTTGAAGTTGCTTCGATCAGTGGATCTTCTATCGAGGCTGACAATCTTACAGCTGAGCCATATCGCCGATTCTCTGTCTGAAGTTTCCTTTTCAGAAGGCCAGACAATAGTCAGTAAG AGTGAAGACCTAGTTGGATTATACATTATCAAAAAGGGAAAAGTGAGGATtacttttgatgcaaattcAGCTAGTAGTTCAGTTGTCCGGAGTCTCAATTCTGACTATAAAAAAGAAGATGATTATCCTCAGAGCAGTAAAGAGCTCTCAGTGGAGAAGACGGAGGGAAGCTGCTTTGGTGAATGGGCACTTCTTGGAGAACATATTGATTTGTTTAGAGCAGTTGCTGTGGGAGATGTCACCTGTGCTGTTTtaacaaaggaaaattttgaTTCAGCCGTTGGCCCTTTGACAAAGATTTCTCAGGATGATCAGAA GTCAAGGGATTATTCTTCAGAAGTTCCAAAGGAATCTGCCAAGAATATTGATATGTCTGCTCTTACTGAAGTCCAGTTGTCTGATCTA gAATGGAAAACAATTTTGTATAGCACTGACTGCAGTGAAATTGGAGTTGTTCGTTTAAGAGATTCAg AAAAATTGCTCAGTTTGAAAAGGTTTTCAAAGCAAATGGTCAGAAGGATGGGAAAGGAAGCGCAAGTGTTAAAAGAGAAGGATCTAATCAAGAGTATGAGCTCTTCGGCGTGTGTGCCACAGTTTCTGTGCACGTGTGTTGATCAGACACATGCTGGCATACTGTTTAATACTTGCCTTGCTTGTCCGTTGGCTTCGATACTTCACACTCCCCTTGATGAACCGTCTGCCAAATTTTGTGCAGCCTCTCTAGTTGCTGGGTTGGCAGATCTCCACAAG AATGACGTTCTCTACAGAGGGTTGTCTCATGATGTTTTAATGTTGGACCAAACAGGATATTTACAG CTAGTGGACTTCAAGTTTGGGAAGAAGTTATCCGGCGAAAGAACATATACAATTTGTGGCATGGTGGACTTTTTAGCTCCAGAGGTAGTCCAGGGAAAAGGCCATGGTTTTCCATCTGACTG GTGGGCATTAGGAGTGTTGATATACTTCATGCTACGGGGTGAAATGCCATTCGGCTCATGGAGACAAAGTGAGCTTGATACATTTGCAAAGATCGCAAAGGGACAACTAACTCTACCGCAAACTTTTAGTCCTGAAGTTGTCGATCTCATCACTAAG TTACTCGAGGTTGATGAAAACACCAGACTAGGAAGCCAAGGTTATGAATCTGTCAAAAGGCATCCCTGGTTTGATGGCACTGATTGGGAAGGGATCAAAGACCGTAGTTTGCCCGTTCCTCATGAGATCACCTCTCGTATAACTCAACATTTGGGAAGTCACTCCGAGGACTGTTCTGTTCCTCTAGCTTCTCCATCTCGAAATGGAGAAGAACTCGAAACTCCTGAATGGTTTGACGACTGGTAG